A region of Nostoc sp. 'Peltigera membranacea cyanobiont' N6 DNA encodes the following proteins:
- a CDS encoding DsbA family protein — MQGLPVDIERRPIYIPKERGIKVVDLQGRSESALLSSYHKEDCLRWAKKYGIEIRLKEFEEFGRWVKRWEKMKFGREELPARAYYAACGTGKEHLLDAAFFRASYIDLLDVNDESVIRKIANDVGLNGDRILELIHGEAAKQAAVAALAEYEQFGCPGVPTWVVEGERFWGKDRVDWVVEKVKQLS; from the coding sequence TTGCAGGGTTTACCTGTTGATATTGAACGAAGACCAATCTATATACCGAAAGAACGAGGTATAAAGGTAGTTGATTTACAAGGACGAAGTGAAAGCGCTTTGTTATCGTCGTATCACAAAGAAGATTGTTTGCGGTGGGCGAAAAAGTACGGCATTGAAATTCGGCTCAAGGAATTTGAAGAATTTGGTAGGTGGGTCAAGCGCTGGGAGAAAATGAAGTTTGGTCGTGAAGAACTTCCCGCGAGAGCATATTACGCTGCTTGTGGAACTGGGAAGGAGCATCTGCTGGATGCGGCATTTTTTCGAGCGTCGTACATCGATCTTCTTGATGTTAATGATGAGTCTGTGATTAGGAAAATTGCAAATGATGTTGGGTTGAATGGCGATCGCATTCTTGAGTTAATTCACGGCGAAGCAGCAAAGCAAGCAGCAGTGGCAGCTTTGGCTGAATACGAGCAGTTTGGCTGTCCTGGAGTTCCGACTTGGGTAGTGGAAGGCGAGAGATTTTGGGGAAAGGATCGCGTTGATTGGGTTGTTGAAAAGGTAAAGCAATTATCTTAA
- a CDS encoding aminopeptidase P family protein, with protein sequence MFIQQTSTSLVDTLRLRRQQLANLIDFPVILWSGSNSPRNFLANTFPFRANSHFLYFAGLPLSNAAIRLEAGRLELFIDDPSPSSALWHGEMPTREEIAQKIGADVARPMAELESWLEDAVTLAVQDAATWTQQSQLLNRWVLPQSPPQGIDLDLAKAIASIRLTHDEAALTELRKAAAVTVEAHKAGMAATPQAKREAEVRAAMEGVIIAHNMTTSYTSIVTVHGEVLHNEHYHHPLQPGDLLLADVGAETEMGWAGDVTRTWPVSGKFSSTQRDIYNVVLAAHDACIAKIQPGVEYEDIHLLAATAIAEGLVELGILQGNPQDLVEIDAHALFFPHGIGHLLGLDVHDMEDLGDIAGYEEGRQRSDRFGLGYLRLNRPLRTGMLVTIEPGFYQVPAILNDANVRSKYQSVVNWQRLSEFADVRGIRIEDDVLVTAEGSEVLTAALPNDADTIENLVNG encoded by the coding sequence ATGTTTATCCAACAAACTTCTACTTCCCTCGTCGATACTTTACGCCTGCGACGGCAACAACTAGCCAATCTCATTGATTTTCCCGTAATTTTGTGGTCAGGTAGCAACAGTCCCCGCAATTTTCTGGCAAATACCTTTCCGTTTCGCGCTAACAGCCATTTCCTCTATTTTGCCGGACTGCCATTATCAAATGCGGCAATTCGTTTAGAAGCCGGCAGGCTAGAACTATTCATCGACGATCCATCACCCAGTAGCGCCCTTTGGCATGGAGAAATGCCAACGCGCGAGGAAATAGCGCAGAAGATTGGGGCAGATGTGGCTAGACCAATGGCAGAATTAGAGTCTTGGCTAGAAGATGCCGTCACACTTGCCGTACAAGATGCAGCAACATGGACGCAACAATCGCAGCTATTAAATAGATGGGTTTTACCCCAAAGTCCTCCCCAAGGAATTGATTTAGACTTAGCCAAAGCGATCGCTTCTATCCGCCTCACCCACGATGAAGCTGCATTAACCGAGTTGCGAAAAGCTGCTGCTGTAACTGTTGAAGCACACAAAGCTGGTATGGCAGCAACACCCCAAGCCAAGCGAGAAGCAGAAGTTCGCGCCGCGATGGAAGGGGTAATTATTGCCCATAACATGACAACTTCCTACACCAGTATTGTCACCGTTCACGGTGAAGTTTTGCATAACGAACACTATCACCATCCTCTACAACCAGGTGACTTACTCCTTGCCGATGTTGGCGCTGAAACTGAGATGGGTTGGGCAGGTGATGTAACTCGCACCTGGCCAGTTTCGGGTAAGTTTTCATCTACCCAGAGAGATATTTATAATGTAGTGTTAGCGGCTCATGATGCTTGCATTGCCAAAATACAGCCTGGTGTAGAGTATGAAGATATTCATCTACTAGCTGCCACGGCGATCGCTGAAGGTTTAGTAGAGTTGGGTATTTTACAAGGAAATCCCCAAGATTTAGTAGAAATAGATGCCCACGCGCTATTTTTTCCTCATGGTATCGGTCATTTACTGGGTTTAGATGTCCATGATATGGAAGACTTGGGGGATATAGCTGGGTATGAAGAGGGGCGGCAAAGGAGCGATCGCTTTGGCTTAGGCTACCTGCGTTTAAATCGTCCTCTGCGTACAGGAATGTTAGTCACAATTGAGCCTGGTTTTTATCAAGTACCAGCAATTTTAAATGATGCGAATGTCCGTTCAAAATATCAAAGTGTAGTTAATTGGCAGCGCTTATCTGAATTTGCCGATGTGCGCGGAATTCGCATCGAAGATGATGTTTTAGTTACCGCAGAAGGTAGCGAAGTTTTAACAGCCGCATTACCAAATGATGCTGATACTATAGAAAATTTAGTCAATGGCTGA
- a CDS encoding PhzF family phenazine biosynthesis protein, protein MGQIITQVDAFTNRPFAGNPAAVCVLSTRQNKRWMQNVAQEMNLSETAFLVRQDDGFNLRWFTPTVEVPLCGHATLASAHVLWSEGHLSPDEVARFYTKSGVLVAKLQGEWIELDFPVNHSRVIIAPPELKVALGVPYRFTLQNSLAYLVQLESEDLVRQMQPNFQLLKTLPLGKVIVTSLTNPGSDYDFVSRFFAPEVGINEDPVTGSAHCCLAAFWRDHLNKNELLAYQASRRGGVVKVRYDGGDRVFLGGQAVTVMQGELITG, encoded by the coding sequence ATGGGACAAATTATTACTCAGGTTGATGCTTTTACCAATAGACCTTTCGCAGGAAATCCTGCTGCTGTCTGTGTTTTGTCTACTCGCCAAAATAAACGCTGGATGCAAAACGTGGCACAGGAGATGAATTTATCTGAGACGGCTTTTCTAGTTAGACAGGATGATGGCTTTAATCTGCGTTGGTTTACGCCGACGGTGGAAGTACCGCTTTGTGGTCATGCAACTTTAGCTAGCGCTCATGTACTTTGGTCAGAAGGGCATTTATCACCTGATGAAGTTGCGCGTTTTTATACTAAAAGTGGAGTACTCGTTGCCAAATTACAAGGTGAGTGGATTGAGTTAGATTTTCCTGTGAATCACTCACGAGTAATCATTGCACCTCCAGAACTCAAGGTTGCTTTGGGTGTACCATACAGATTTACCTTGCAGAATTCACTAGCTTATTTAGTGCAATTGGAATCGGAAGATTTGGTGCGGCAAATGCAGCCTAATTTTCAACTACTAAAAACTTTACCACTTGGTAAAGTTATAGTTACCAGTTTGACTAATCCTGGTTCAGATTATGATTTTGTCTCTCGCTTCTTTGCACCAGAAGTAGGTATTAATGAAGATCCGGTGACTGGTTCAGCCCATTGTTGCCTTGCTGCGTTCTGGCGCGATCACTTAAACAAAAATGAGTTATTGGCTTATCAAGCATCCCGGCGTGGTGGAGTCGTAAAAGTCCGCTATGACGGAGGCGATCGCGTCTTTCTCGGCGGACAAGCGGTAACTGTTATGCAAGGTGAGTTAATTACCGGATAA
- a CDS encoding DUF29 domain-containing protein: MTPILKSTAQLYEIDFVAWAEKTVQLIRAGQFEQVDWDVVIEEIENLGRSERRELKSRLEVLLQHLLKWQYQSSLRSGSWRNTINEQRNRITDLLQESPSLKPYPEEVLAQCYDRGLKAASNETELPINTFPGECPYGIAQVLDAEFLPDAIDL, encoded by the coding sequence ATGACACCGATTCTGAAAAGTACAGCCCAGTTGTATGAAATAGACTTTGTAGCATGGGCAGAAAAGACTGTACAACTTATTCGTGCTGGACAATTTGAACAAGTAGACTGGGATGTTGTGATTGAGGAAATTGAGAACTTGGGACGCTCTGAACGGCGAGAATTGAAAAGCCGCTTGGAGGTATTATTACAACATTTGCTCAAGTGGCAATATCAGTCTAGTTTGCGGAGTGGCTCTTGGCGAAATACTATTAATGAGCAACGCAACCGAATTACAGATTTGTTACAAGAGAGTCCTAGCCTCAAGCCGTATCCAGAAGAAGTTTTAGCCCAATGTTACGATCGCGGATTGAAAGCTGCTAGTAATGAAACTGAACTACCAATAAATACGTTTCCAGGGGAATGTCCTTATGGCATTGCCCAAGTTCTCGATGCTGAGTTTTTACCAGATGCGATTGATTTGTAA
- a CDS encoding DUF4332 domain-containing protein: MSTKNTNNRNLLASRDWPIEQLPGLSHDEQSQLQNCGINTTVALVKQGKTLEARLALANKLQIHLQYVNKWMALADLARIPSVGVQYCGLLLHAGIGSVSQLAQTPTHRLHQQIMRLQVATMQRRDLCPAIELVQQWSQQAQAIR; the protein is encoded by the coding sequence ATGTCTACTAAAAATACAAATAATCGCAATCTACTTGCATCTCGTGACTGGCCAATCGAGCAATTACCTGGACTGAGCCATGACGAACAATCACAACTGCAAAATTGTGGGATTAATACCACAGTAGCGCTAGTCAAACAAGGCAAGACTCTAGAGGCACGACTGGCGTTAGCAAATAAATTACAGATTCATCTTCAGTATGTAAATAAATGGATGGCTTTAGCTGACTTGGCGCGTATTCCCAGCGTAGGCGTGCAATATTGTGGTTTATTGCTTCACGCAGGTATTGGTTCTGTAAGCCAGTTGGCACAGACACCTACTCACAGATTGCACCAACAAATTATGCGCTTGCAAGTAGCAACAATGCAGCGACGAGATTTGTGCCCAGCAATCGAGCTAGTACAACAATGGAGTCA